From a region of the Phragmites australis chromosome 21, lpPhrAust1.1, whole genome shotgun sequence genome:
- the LOC133903210 gene encoding uncharacterized protein LOC133903210, whose product MASRQKAPTPSRPFPGRSPVKATRGAFPARPGHALRPRRRPKPRIEIGAPTAPRRHHLVQSAQTTRATQGKETCPLGATAAMAEEGVVVLRCFDGVKLAVPTALATQRSGLVADAVAAGVRVVDVPGNVSGHVVAKVVTYWEAHGAIVAAGAEVAVFDAGFLVGLRHDARVDLIHAAHHLGDAALFDLFRFGT is encoded by the coding sequence ATGGCCTCTCGCCAAAAAGCGCCCACCCCGAGCCGTCCGTTTCCGGGTCGATCACCCGTGAAGGCGACGCGCGGAGCCTTTCCAGCTCGACCCGGACACGCCCTCCGCCCACGCCGCCGCCCCAAACCACGCATAGAAATAGGCGCGCccaccgcgccgcgccgccaccacctcgTCCAAAGCGCACAAACAACTCGTGCCACGCAAGGAAAAGAAACTTGCCCGCTCGGTGCAACAGCAGCAATGGCGGAGGAGGGGGTCGTGGTGCTGCGGTGCTTCGACGGCGTCAAGCTCGCCGTGCCAACGGCCCTCGCGACGCAGCGATCGGGGCTGGTCGCGGACGCGGTGGCCGCTGGGGTTCGCGTGGTGGACGTGCCGGGCAACGTATCGGGCCACGTCGTGGCGAAGGTGGTCACGTACTGGGAGGCCCACGGCGCGATCGTGGCGGCGGGCGCGGAGGTGGCGGTGTTCGACGCCGGGTTCCTCGTCGGGCTGCGGCACGACGCGCGGGTGGACCTCATCCACGCCGCGCACCACCTGGGCGACGCGGCGCTCTTCGACCTCTTCAGGTTCGGGACCTGA